The following are from one region of the Sulfurimicrobium lacus genome:
- a CDS encoding bifunctional acetate--CoA ligase family protein/GNAT family N-acetyltransferase, with translation MGQHYLNPLFAPKSVAVFGASDRIDSIGQIVFQNMLESGYQGGLYPINPKSAEVQGKKAFASIAEIGEPVELVVIATPPQTVPDIIEDCGKHGVKAAVIITAGFGETGPKGQALEHAVLENANRYGIRLIGPNCLGVMRPSIGLNATFNKGGANSGNLAFVSQSGALCTAILDWAQSNDVGFSSVVSMGSSADVDFGEILDYLVSDNKTQNILLYIEGIRNARSFMSSIRAAARIKPVILVKVGRHAAGSKAAMSHTASLVGSDDVFDAAVRRAGVVRVQTITQLFAAAKALSSGFRPVGNRLAIVTNGGGPGVMATDRAVDLGLTIATLSDSTIEQLNQVLPPNWPHSNPVDIIGDAQADRYHHAVKACLEDPNVDGVLAILTPQAMTKPLEAANAVIELTNQYSKPLLACWMGESQVAEARVAFAKAKKPSFRTPEPAVEVFSYLSDYYRNQKLLMQMPGPLSHQLEPDVEGARMVIEGALLERRKVLNEMESKALLSAFHIPVAKTMVARTPNEALLIAEQLGFPVAMKVNSPDITHKTDAGGVLLNLGNAQAVRAAYHEIMENVQRNRPNAHMDGISIEPMIVKPNGRELMVGVTSDPVFGPVITFGAGGTTVEIMGDRSVTLPPLNHFLVKDLIHGTHVSKMLGAFRHMPPADMAALESVLLRVSEMVCELPLLMEMDINPLIVDEHGVLAADARVVVEYRQPNPDRYAHMAIYPYPTHLVSKWQLADGTDITIRPIRPEDAELEQEFVHDLSEESRYFRFMRSVQELTPDMLARFTQIDYSREMALIAVTNVHGKEVELGVTRFSINPDGESCEFALVVADSMRGKGLGQKLMTALMDAARSKGLKVMEGEVLGNNRSMLKLMTRLGFSMEVSPEDESIKNVRKEL, from the coding sequence ATGGGCCAACACTACCTCAATCCCCTTTTCGCGCCAAAGTCAGTAGCAGTGTTCGGCGCCAGCGACCGCATCGACTCGATCGGCCAGATCGTCTTTCAAAACATGCTGGAAAGCGGCTACCAGGGCGGTCTTTATCCCATCAACCCGAAGAGTGCGGAAGTCCAGGGCAAGAAAGCCTTTGCCTCGATCGCGGAAATCGGCGAGCCGGTCGAACTGGTGGTCATCGCCACCCCGCCGCAGACGGTACCCGACATCATCGAGGATTGCGGCAAGCATGGCGTCAAGGCCGCGGTCATCATCACCGCCGGCTTCGGCGAGACCGGCCCCAAAGGCCAGGCGCTGGAGCACGCGGTGCTGGAAAACGCCAACCGCTACGGCATCCGCCTGATCGGCCCCAATTGTCTCGGCGTGATGCGCCCCTCCATCGGCCTCAACGCCACTTTCAACAAGGGCGGCGCGAACAGCGGCAACCTGGCGTTCGTGTCGCAATCCGGCGCGCTCTGTACCGCCATTCTGGACTGGGCGCAAAGCAATGACGTCGGTTTCTCCAGCGTGGTGTCGATGGGCTCATCCGCCGACGTGGACTTCGGGGAAATCCTCGACTACCTGGTATCGGACAACAAGACCCAGAACATCCTGCTGTACATCGAAGGCATCCGCAACGCCCGCAGCTTCATGAGCTCGATCCGCGCCGCAGCGCGCATCAAGCCGGTGATCCTGGTCAAGGTGGGACGCCACGCCGCCGGCTCCAAGGCAGCCATGTCGCACACCGCCTCGCTGGTGGGCTCGGATGACGTGTTCGACGCAGCCGTGCGCCGCGCCGGCGTGGTGCGGGTGCAGACTATTACCCAGCTGTTCGCCGCGGCCAAGGCGCTTTCGTCCGGCTTTCGCCCGGTCGGCAACCGTCTCGCCATCGTCACCAACGGCGGCGGCCCGGGCGTGATGGCCACCGACCGCGCCGTGGATCTGGGACTGACGATTGCCACCCTCTCGGACAGCACCATCGAACAGCTCAACCAGGTGTTGCCGCCCAATTGGCCGCACAGTAACCCGGTGGACATCATCGGCGACGCGCAGGCCGACCGTTACCATCACGCGGTCAAGGCCTGCCTGGAAGACCCGAACGTGGACGGCGTGCTCGCCATTCTCACGCCGCAGGCCATGACCAAACCGCTGGAAGCCGCCAACGCGGTGATCGAACTCACCAATCAGTACAGCAAACCCCTGCTGGCCTGCTGGATGGGCGAGTCGCAGGTGGCCGAAGCGCGCGTCGCCTTCGCCAAGGCCAAGAAGCCCAGTTTCCGCACGCCGGAGCCGGCAGTGGAAGTGTTCTCCTACCTCTCGGACTACTACCGCAACCAGAAGCTGCTGATGCAGATGCCGGGTCCGCTCTCGCACCAGCTCGAACCCGACGTGGAAGGCGCGCGCATGGTGATCGAAGGCGCCCTGCTGGAGCGCCGCAAGGTCCTCAACGAGATGGAATCCAAGGCGCTGCTGTCGGCCTTCCACATCCCGGTGGCCAAAACCATGGTGGCCCGCACGCCCAACGAGGCGCTGCTGATTGCCGAACAGCTGGGCTTCCCGGTGGCGATGAAAGTCAATTCGCCCGACATCACCCACAAGACCGATGCCGGCGGCGTGCTGCTCAATCTCGGCAACGCCCAGGCGGTGCGTGCCGCTTACCACGAGATCATGGAAAACGTGCAGCGCAATCGCCCCAACGCGCACATGGACGGTATTTCGATCGAGCCCATGATCGTCAAGCCCAATGGCCGCGAGCTAATGGTCGGCGTGACCAGCGACCCGGTGTTCGGCCCGGTGATCACTTTTGGCGCCGGCGGCACCACGGTGGAAATCATGGGCGACCGCTCCGTCACCCTCCCCCCCCTCAACCATTTCCTGGTCAAGGATCTCATCCACGGCACCCACGTATCCAAGATGCTGGGCGCCTTCCGCCACATGCCCCCGGCCGACATGGCGGCGCTCGAAAGCGTGCTGCTGCGGGTATCTGAAATGGTATGCGAGCTGCCGCTGCTGATGGAAATGGACATCAACCCGCTGATCGTCGACGAACACGGCGTGCTGGCCGCCGACGCACGCGTGGTGGTGGAATACCGCCAGCCCAACCCGGACCGCTACGCCCACATGGCGATTTATCCCTACCCGACGCACCTGGTCAGCAAATGGCAACTGGCGGACGGCACCGACATCACCATCCGCCCGATCCGTCCGGAAGACGCCGAACTCGAGCAGGAATTCGTGCATGACCTGTCCGAGGAATCGCGCTATTTCCGCTTCATGCGCAGCGTGCAGGAACTCACCCCGGACATGCTGGCGCGCTTCACGCAGATCGACTACAGCCGCGAGATGGCGCTGATCGCCGTGACCAATGTGCACGGCAAGGAAGTGGAACTGGGCGTCACGCGCTTCTCCATCAACCCGGACGGAGAAAGCTGCGAGTTCGCCCTGGTGGTCGCCGACAGCATGCGCGGCAAGGGGCTCGGCCAGAAACTGATGACCGCCCTGATGGATGCCGCCCGCTCCAAGGGGCTGAAAGTCATGGAGGGCGAAGTGCTCGGCAACAACCGCAGCATGCTCAAACTGATGACGCGCCTGGGATTCAGCATGGAAGTCAGCCCGGAAGACGAAAGCATCAAGAATGTCCGCAAGGAGCTGTAA
- a CDS encoding HDOD domain-containing protein translates to MSSKTTSTTLELSQQDMDKVFSTIDIPACPSMVTEVLAEAQKDDPDMNRLAKVISSDVGMAAIAIKLANSPLFRTGVPASNVSKALARLGTRNIVSLVMAIALRNSMSGLPAPLVEKFWSRASAVATAAGMIGRRQHGMAPDAAYTFALFHDAAIPLMMRRFPNYAEVVDASRQRGLLLIDAEAEFFPCTHPIIGSLLVRNWGLPSVLGMAIRFHHEEDLYDLPEETLPAAALSLIAVTHIAEHLANEMLGEEDLEVGSVHYERALAHFGIGELELADIREDLEIALNDAKN, encoded by the coding sequence ATGAGTAGCAAAACCACCTCAACTACTCTTGAGTTGTCACAGCAGGACATGGACAAGGTTTTCAGCACCATAGATATTCCGGCATGTCCTTCGATGGTGACGGAAGTGCTGGCGGAAGCGCAGAAGGACGACCCCGACATGAACCGCCTGGCCAAGGTGATTTCCAGCGATGTCGGCATGGCCGCAATCGCCATCAAACTGGCCAATTCTCCCCTGTTCCGTACCGGCGTACCGGCCAGCAACGTGTCCAAGGCGCTGGCGCGTCTCGGCACGCGCAATATCGTCAGCCTGGTGATGGCCATCGCCTTGCGCAACAGCATGTCCGGATTGCCGGCCCCGCTGGTGGAGAAATTCTGGAGCCGCGCCTCGGCCGTTGCCACGGCCGCCGGCATGATCGGGCGGCGACAGCATGGCATGGCACCGGATGCCGCCTACACATTCGCGCTGTTCCACGATGCGGCGATCCCCTTGATGATGCGACGCTTCCCCAATTATGCCGAGGTTGTGGACGCGTCGCGGCAACGCGGCCTGCTGCTCATCGATGCCGAAGCAGAATTCTTCCCCTGCACCCATCCCATCATCGGCTCACTGCTGGTCCGCAACTGGGGACTGCCCTCGGTGCTGGGCATGGCCATTCGCTTCCACCATGAAGAAGATCTCTACGACCTGCCGGAGGAAACGCTCCCCGCCGCCGCCCTTTCCCTGATCGCCGTGACCCATATCGCCGAGCACCTGGCCAACGAGATGCTCGGCGAAGAGGATCTGGAAGTCGGCAGCGTTCATTACGAGCGGGCACTGGCGCATTTCGGCATCGGCGAACTGGAGCTGGCCGATATTCGCGAAGACCTTGAAATCGCCCTGAACGACGCAAAAAACTGA
- the mtnA gene encoding S-methyl-5-thioribose-1-phosphate isomerase gives MNIEGTPYRTIWPAEDGVAVEIIDQTRLPHEFVTVRLENLHDTALAIRNMLVRGAPLIGATAAYGVALAMSGDASDQGLEHACDTLAATRPTAINLRWALARMKNLLLPAPASQRAARAWKEAAAICDEDVNINRAIGEHGLKLIQRVLEAKGGPVNILTHCNAGWLATVDWGTALAPIYAASNAGIPLHVWVDETRPRNQGASLTAWELKQHGVPHTVIADNTGGHLMQHGMVDMVIVGTDRTTACGDVCNKIGTYLKALAAFDNQVPFYVALPGPTIDWTLEDGVRDIPIEQRDAEEVTRIRGRTAEGEIVSVILTPPGSPAANYAFDVTPARLVTGLITERGVCTASREGLLALYPERQ, from the coding sequence ATGAACATCGAAGGCACCCCCTACCGCACCATCTGGCCCGCCGAAGACGGCGTGGCAGTCGAGATCATCGACCAGACCCGCCTGCCGCACGAATTCGTCACGGTACGACTGGAAAACCTGCACGACACGGCGCTCGCCATCCGCAACATGCTGGTGCGCGGCGCCCCGCTGATCGGCGCGACTGCGGCCTACGGCGTGGCGCTGGCGATGAGCGGCGATGCTTCGGACCAAGGGCTGGAACATGCCTGCGACACCCTCGCTGCGACCCGCCCCACCGCCATCAACCTGCGCTGGGCGCTCGCGCGCATGAAAAACCTGCTGTTGCCGGCGCCGGCGAGTCAGCGCGCCGCCCGAGCCTGGAAAGAAGCCGCCGCGATCTGCGACGAGGACGTGAACATCAATCGCGCCATCGGCGAGCACGGCCTCAAGCTCATCCAGCGCGTGCTGGAAGCCAAGGGCGGGCCGGTCAACATCCTCACCCACTGCAACGCCGGCTGGCTCGCCACGGTGGACTGGGGAACGGCCCTGGCACCGATCTACGCCGCCAGCAACGCCGGCATTCCGCTCCACGTGTGGGTGGATGAAACCCGGCCGCGCAACCAGGGCGCCAGCCTTACCGCCTGGGAGCTAAAGCAGCACGGCGTGCCGCACACCGTGATCGCGGACAACACCGGCGGACACCTGATGCAGCACGGCATGGTGGACATGGTGATCGTCGGCACCGACCGCACCACCGCCTGCGGCGACGTGTGCAACAAGATCGGCACCTACCTCAAGGCGCTCGCCGCCTTCGACAACCAGGTCCCGTTTTACGTCGCCCTGCCCGGCCCCACCATCGACTGGACGCTGGAAGACGGCGTGCGCGACATTCCCATCGAACAGCGCGACGCGGAGGAAGTCACCCGCATTCGCGGCAGAACGGCGGAGGGTGAAATCGTCAGCGTCATCCTCACTCCGCCCGGCAGCCCGGCCGCCAATTATGCCTTCGACGTCACCCCGGCACGCCTGGTCACCGGCCTGATCACAGAGCGCGGCGTCTGCACGGCTTCACGCGAGGGCCTGCTGGCTTTGTACCCGGAGAGACAATGA
- a CDS encoding class II aldolase/adducin family protein: MSNEAELRRALIETAIAAQREGLNRGTSGNLSVRCGAGFLITPSGMPASEQTPEDIVFMDMDGNASGRCKPSSEWRFHRDLLLARPELNAVLHAHSTFATTLACLGRDIPPFHYMIAAAGGKSIRCAPYATFGSQELSHHALQAMTQRKACLLANHGMLAAETSLKRVLALAVEVETLCEQYCRALQIGDPVILPDAEMERVLEKFKHYGQHASNT; the protein is encoded by the coding sequence ATGAGCAACGAAGCCGAGCTGCGCCGCGCGCTGATCGAAACGGCCATTGCGGCACAGCGCGAAGGCCTGAACCGGGGCACTTCGGGCAATCTCAGCGTGCGCTGCGGCGCCGGCTTCCTGATCACGCCCTCGGGCATGCCCGCCTCCGAGCAAACGCCGGAAGACATCGTTTTCATGGATATGGACGGCAATGCCAGCGGGCGCTGCAAGCCTTCCAGCGAATGGCGCTTCCATCGCGATCTCCTGCTTGCCCGCCCGGAGTTGAACGCCGTACTCCACGCCCATTCCACCTTCGCCACCACCCTCGCCTGCCTGGGCCGCGACATCCCGCCCTTTCACTACATGATCGCAGCTGCCGGCGGCAAGAGCATCCGCTGCGCGCCCTATGCCACCTTCGGCAGCCAGGAACTCTCGCACCACGCGCTGCAGGCCATGACGCAGCGCAAAGCCTGTCTGCTCGCCAACCACGGCATGCTGGCGGCGGAAACCAGCCTTAAACGCGTTCTGGCCCTTGCGGTCGAGGTGGAAACCCTGTGCGAACAATACTGCCGCGCATTGCAAATCGGGGATCCGGTCATATTGCCGGACGCCGAGATGGAGCGCGTGCTGGAGAAGTTCAAACACTACGGCCAGCACGCCAGCAACACCTAA
- a CDS encoding VOC family protein, with the protein MDEQFKQHGAFSWNELMTTDVAAAKAFYSGLFGWETEDMSMPGMSYTVVKAGDKGVGGIMTMPEDAKNMPPMWGAYVTVKDVDETARKAEQLGARILVAPSDIPEVGRFCVIQDPQGAVISAITYSEKFTSSPG; encoded by the coding sequence GTGGACGAGCAATTCAAACAGCACGGTGCATTCAGCTGGAACGAACTGATGACCACCGACGTAGCAGCGGCGAAAGCCTTCTATTCCGGTCTGTTCGGCTGGGAAACGGAAGACATGAGCATGCCGGGCATGTCATACACCGTGGTCAAGGCGGGCGACAAGGGCGTGGGCGGCATCATGACGATGCCGGAAGATGCCAAGAATATGCCGCCGATGTGGGGAGCCTATGTCACCGTCAAGGATGTCGACGAGACCGCTCGCAAGGCAGAGCAACTCGGCGCGAGAATCCTGGTGGCGCCCAGCGATATCCCTGAGGTCGGACGTTTCTGCGTGATCCAGGACCCGCAAGGCGCCGTCATCAGCGCCATTACCTATAGTGAAAAATTCACTTCCAGTCCCGGCTAG
- a CDS encoding low molecular weight protein-tyrosine-phosphatase translates to MEKINILFVCMGNICRSPTAEGVFRRLVQNAGLEHRILIDSAGTHAYHIGSAPDARASAAAEKRGYDLSPLRGRQVSERDFHEFDYILAMDRDNLANLKRICPSEHVRKVSLFLEFSAQFDEREVPDPYYGGAQGFEHVLDMVEDAARGLLQQLEREHALRS, encoded by the coding sequence ATGGAAAAAATAAACATATTATTTGTCTGCATGGGCAATATCTGCCGTTCTCCCACAGCGGAGGGCGTGTTCCGCCGCCTGGTACAAAACGCCGGACTGGAACACAGGATTCTCATCGACTCCGCCGGAACCCACGCTTACCACATCGGCTCGGCGCCGGACGCCCGCGCCAGCGCTGCTGCGGAAAAGCGCGGTTACGACCTTTCCCCTCTGCGCGGCCGCCAGGTGAGCGAGCGGGATTTCCATGAGTTCGACTACATTCTGGCCATGGATCGCGACAACCTTGCCAATCTGAAGCGTATCTGTCCGTCCGAGCATGTTCGCAAAGTTTCCCTTTTCCTGGAATTCAGCGCCCAATTCGACGAGCGCGAGGTGCCGGACCCTTATTATGGCGGTGCGCAGGGCTTCGAACACGTGCTGGATATGGTCGAGGACGCCGCGCGTGGCCTGTTGCAGCAGTTGGAACGGGAGCATGCCTTGCGCAGTTGA
- a CDS encoding sensor histidine kinase, with protein MFKLLRFYAIASFISIFITAALLTLFYRQVTIQWVTKVAERGNLALAHTTLNAVRPQLVDYLKARPKSTELGSGTPEFPPELAAAIKRLTVDTAVVTFKIFDRNGVIAYSTKAEQIGTDREDNAGFTSALRGEVVSDLVYRDAFNFFDKVTESDNLLQTYIPIRIKSGQPILGVFEIYTDVNELVRENARMLVIFLVGAESMLAILYAVLVLVVRRARNVIEAQQQTIQERTSALETLTRRLMKSEEVKKKKIATDLHEGLAQTLSAIKANVESSRLRIETDDEHTKSLDSIVPVIQSAIQEVRSIATELRPSSLDDLGLISTLNWYCREFSRLHPGMQVEREIELREEEIPHSLKIVIFRIIEKTFENVAQHSPTDRIAIVLGMEDGAVSLIIYDTPTAQSERPELLTDPHLRFAEMRERTTLSYGEFSVIRNRHGGVTLHAVWPVEIRKTAEQV; from the coding sequence ATGTTCAAATTGCTGCGTTTCTACGCGATAGCAAGTTTTATCAGCATCTTCATAACGGCCGCACTGCTTACGTTGTTCTATCGCCAGGTGACCATCCAGTGGGTCACCAAGGTCGCGGAACGCGGCAACCTTGCATTGGCGCATACCACGCTGAATGCCGTCAGGCCGCAACTCGTCGATTACCTCAAAGCGAGGCCCAAATCGACTGAGCTAGGAAGCGGCACGCCGGAATTTCCACCTGAACTCGCAGCGGCGATTAAGCGTCTGACGGTCGACACCGCAGTAGTCACCTTCAAAATATTCGACCGCAACGGCGTGATCGCCTACTCGACCAAGGCCGAACAGATCGGCACGGACAGGGAAGACAATGCCGGATTCACGTCCGCTCTCAGGGGCGAAGTTGTCAGTGATCTGGTTTACCGTGACGCCTTCAATTTTTTCGACAAGGTCACCGAATCCGACAACTTGCTGCAAACTTATATCCCGATACGCATCAAGTCAGGACAGCCGATTCTGGGCGTGTTCGAGATCTATACCGATGTCAACGAACTGGTGCGAGAGAACGCACGGATGTTGGTGATCTTCCTGGTGGGCGCAGAGAGCATGCTCGCAATACTCTATGCCGTACTGGTTCTCGTCGTACGACGGGCAAGAAACGTCATCGAAGCCCAGCAGCAAACCATCCAGGAAAGAACCAGCGCACTTGAAACGCTAACGCGCCGCCTGATGAAAAGCGAGGAAGTGAAAAAAAAGAAAATCGCCACCGACCTGCACGAAGGCCTGGCGCAGACGCTGAGCGCGATCAAGGCCAACGTCGAAAGCAGCCGCCTGCGCATCGAGACGGACGACGAACACACAAAGTCGCTGGATTCCATCGTCCCGGTCATTCAGAGCGCCATTCAGGAAGTCCGGAGCATTGCGACCGAGTTACGCCCATCCAGTCTGGACGATCTCGGACTGATCTCGACGCTCAACTGGTATTGCCGGGAATTTTCGCGCCTGCACCCGGGAATGCAGGTCGAACGGGAAATCGAGCTAAGGGAGGAGGAAATACCTCATTCGCTGAAAATCGTCATTTTCCGCATCATCGAGAAGACATTCGAAAATGTCGCGCAACACTCTCCAACGGACCGGATCGCGATCGTGCTGGGCATGGAAGACGGAGCAGTCTCATTGATTATTTACGACACCCCCACAGCGCAGTCCGAACGCCCGGAACTCCTCACCGATCCACACCTGCGTTTTGCCGAAATGCGCGAGCGCACCACTTTATCGTATGGAGAATTTTCGGTCATTCGCAACCGGCATGGAGGAGTAACACTACACGCCGTGTGGCCAGTGGAAATCCGGAAAACAGCCGAGCAGGTCTAA
- a CDS encoding response regulator yields MNKKYRLLIVEDHTLLRAGLRALLTQDADIEIAGEADNGRDAIQAVGALAPHLVLMDLTMPGMNGIEAIRDIKRRYPETKVLVLTIHKTDEYIHESLRAGADGYILKDATHDELRVAIRSVLNGKTYLSPDISAKVINGYLGTGQSTTGSSQWDTLTHREREVLKLVAEGHPNKYIADYYCLSVKTVEKHRSNLMKKLDLHNASMLTAYAIEKGLLAT; encoded by the coding sequence ATGAATAAAAAATATCGCCTGCTGATTGTAGAAGACCATACGCTGTTGCGGGCCGGCCTGCGCGCGTTGCTGACGCAGGACGCGGACATCGAGATTGCCGGCGAGGCGGACAACGGGCGCGATGCGATCCAGGCTGTCGGGGCGCTGGCGCCGCACCTAGTGCTGATGGACCTGACCATGCCGGGGATGAACGGGATCGAAGCGATACGCGACATCAAGCGGCGCTACCCGGAAACCAAGGTGCTGGTGCTGACCATCCACAAGACCGACGAATACATCCACGAAAGCCTGCGTGCGGGGGCTGACGGCTATATTCTCAAGGACGCGACGCACGACGAATTGCGCGTGGCGATCCGCAGCGTGCTGAACGGCAAGACCTACCTGAGTCCCGACATATCGGCGAAAGTGATCAACGGCTACCTGGGTACGGGGCAGTCCACGACTGGATCGAGCCAGTGGGACACGCTGACGCACCGGGAACGGGAAGTGCTGAAGCTGGTGGCCGAAGGGCACCCCAACAAGTACATCGCGGACTATTACTGCCTGAGCGTCAAGACGGTGGAAAAGCACCGTTCCAACCTGATGAAGAAACTCGACCTGCACAATGCGTCCATGCTGACCGCTTACGCCATCGAGAAGGGGCTGCTGGCTACTTAG